A window of Sphingobacterium kitahiroshimense genomic DNA:
ATACCCAACGGAAAGGCACAAGTACCGCCAATGCTTTGGTTAGCGAGCAAAAGCAGTCTTACTGTATTTGCTTTGGCAAACGACAGAAGACCCACCGAGAAAACGCCATTGCATTACGTTCCTTTCTTCAATATCTATGAAAAGGGCAATGTATGTATGGGTACTGTTAGTATTGACATTAAAAATTCGACTTCGGTTGAGGAATTTATACAGGCGTGGGAACATTATTTTTTCAATTCCTATTTCAGCCATTCATTATGCGAGAACCTCACGAAAAAAAACATTGTAAACCTTTGGAAAGACCTTATCAATACTGATAAACCTTTTCCGAAAGAAGTATTAAAAAAGAATAACAAAACCCTTAAAAATCTATTGTGATGAATACAGCAAAAACAGCAATCCATTTTACGGACAATTATCTGCTCAATCCGACAAACCCAATTTCGGTAAACCTTATCGGGGCAGGTGGCACAGGCTCAAAAGTATTGACCGCTTTAATGGAAATAAACGAGAGCTTGATAGCGTTGGGACACGCAGGGTTGCAAGTCCGCCTTTGGGATGATGATGTTATCACGAGTGCCAATTTAGGCAGACAGCGTTTTTTTGAAAGTGAAACAGGATTGTACAAATCGGTTGCATTGATAAACCGTATCAATCGTTGCATCGGTACAAATTGGAAAGCCGAAACGGTAAAATTTGAAAAGGACAAGTTTGGCAGAATACCCGAAAAAGCAAGGGCAATCATTACTATTACTTGTGTGGACAATGTACAGGCGAGGTTTGGCGTTGCTGAAATTCTTAAAGAAATAAGTTACCGCAGACACTACCAAGATGAGCCGAAATATTGGTTGGATTTTGGCAACAGCCAAGATACAGGACAAGTGCTACTATCTACTATCGGAGAGATAAAGCAACCCAATTCAGAGAAATACCAAACGGTGGCAAGCCTGCCATTTGTTACCGATGAATTTGGCGAATTGCTGAAGCAATCCGAACAAGAGGATAACACGCCAAGTTGCTCACTTGCCGAAGCGTTGGAACACCAGGACTTGTTTATCAATTCCTCATTAACCCAAATGGGTTGTTCTTTGCTGTGGAACTTATTTCGCAGGGGAATGACTGAATACAAAGGATTTTTTCACAATCTGAAAGATTTCCGCACCCACCCGATAAAAGTCGCCTGACCCGAAAAGTCGGGCGGCAAAAAGACAGATCCTCCCGATGGTCGGGACAGTCTTTTTGCATCAAATCGGTGCAACCCCTTTGTCAAAATGCACCGCTACACAATTTCCTTTCTCTACCTTTTACCAAACAGGTTGCGACATTATTGTGTGGGATATTCATTATCCCAATGATTAGGTATGCAATGACTTCTTTTCTT
This region includes:
- a CDS encoding PRTRC system protein B; its protein translation is MNTINNITKDFGTLYYPKSALVFYETKGTDTAMYVEHFDMDSNGTPTNAHPLTVKEANVLSMALQTDEEKNKAFLKPKGILPTNILHINQSAENGAVLWYTKSKQRQLYFVDSLGIPNGKAQVPPMLWLASKSSLTVFALANDRRPTEKTPLHYVPFFNIYEKGNVCMGTVSIDIKNSTSVEEFIQAWEHYFFNSYFSHSLCENLTKKNIVNLWKDLINTDKPFPKEVLKKNNKTLKNLL
- a CDS encoding PRTRC system ThiF family protein; the encoded protein is MNTAKTAIHFTDNYLLNPTNPISVNLIGAGGTGSKVLTALMEINESLIALGHAGLQVRLWDDDVITSANLGRQRFFESETGLYKSVALINRINRCIGTNWKAETVKFEKDKFGRIPEKARAIITITCVDNVQARFGVAEILKEISYRRHYQDEPKYWLDFGNSQDTGQVLLSTIGEIKQPNSEKYQTVASLPFVTDEFGELLKQSEQEDNTPSCSLAEALEHQDLFINSSLTQMGCSLLWNLFRRGMTEYKGFFHNLKDFRTHPIKVA